The proteins below are encoded in one region of Segatella copri:
- a CDS encoding AMP-binding protein produces MIERFLKQTKFTSEQDFKEHLEFIIPEDFNFAYDVMDEWAKIKPDHVALLWASERGEEIRFTYKDLKEQSDKAAAYFQSLGIGHDDKVMLILKRHYQWWLAMLGLHKLGAVAIPATHMLTKHDIIYRNNAASVKAIICCGDDYVVEQVNQAMPESPTVKTLISIGPDIPEGFHDWMKEWNECAPFVRPEHVNSNEDTLLMYFTSGTTGEPKMVAHDHLYALGHLTTGVYWHNLHENSIHLTVADTGWGKAVWGKLYGQWFAGATVFVFDHEKFTADKIMRQIEKYHITSFCAPPTIYRFMIQEDFSKYDLSSLEYCTTAGEAMNPSVAETFQKLTGVQIYEGFGQTETTMTLGTFPWIKPKPGSMGKPNPQYDVHILRPDMTECEDGEKGEICIRIGDDKPIGLFKYYYRDEKQTKSVWHDGFYHTGDMAWRDEEGYFWFEGRIDDVIKSSGYRIGPFEVENALMTHPAVVECAITGVPDPIRGMVVKATVVLKDEYKSMAGPDLVKKLQDHVKHETAPYKYPRIIEFVDELPKTISGKIRRVEIREKDNKKK; encoded by the coding sequence ATGATCGAGAGATTTCTAAAACAGACAAAATTCACTTCAGAGCAAGACTTCAAGGAGCATCTGGAGTTTATCATACCAGAAGATTTCAACTTTGCCTACGACGTGATGGATGAATGGGCAAAGATCAAACCAGACCACGTGGCGCTGCTTTGGGCAAGTGAACGTGGCGAAGAAATCCGTTTTACATACAAGGATCTGAAGGAGCAGAGCGACAAGGCTGCTGCTTACTTCCAGAGTCTCGGCATCGGTCACGATGATAAGGTGATGCTGATTCTGAAGCGTCACTATCAGTGGTGGCTCGCCATGCTCGGTCTCCACAAGTTGGGTGCCGTAGCCATCCCTGCTACCCACATGCTTACCAAGCACGACATCATTTACCGCAACAATGCAGCAAGCGTGAAGGCTATCATCTGCTGCGGCGATGATTACGTGGTAGAGCAGGTTAATCAGGCAATGCCAGAGAGTCCGACTGTCAAGACATTGATTAGTATCGGTCCGGATATCCCTGAAGGTTTCCACGACTGGATGAAGGAATGGAACGAATGTGCTCCTTTCGTTCGCCCAGAACATGTAAACTCTAACGAAGATACCCTGCTGATGTACTTCACATCGGGAACCACTGGCGAGCCAAAGATGGTGGCACACGATCACCTCTATGCGCTCGGTCATCTGACCACGGGTGTATATTGGCACAATCTCCACGAGAACTCCATCCACCTTACCGTAGCCGATACCGGTTGGGGCAAGGCTGTATGGGGCAAGCTCTACGGACAATGGTTTGCCGGAGCTACCGTCTTCGTCTTCGACCACGAGAAGTTTACAGCGGATAAGATCATGCGCCAGATTGAGAAGTATCACATCACCTCTTTCTGTGCCCCTCCTACTATCTACCGCTTCATGATTCAGGAGGATTTCTCTAAGTATGATCTCAGCAGTCTTGAATACTGCACCACAGCGGGTGAGGCAATGAACCCATCCGTGGCAGAGACCTTCCAGAAGCTAACTGGTGTTCAGATTTACGAGGGCTTCGGACAGACCGAGACCACCATGACATTGGGAACCTTCCCTTGGATCAAGCCAAAGCCAGGAAGCATGGGCAAGCCAAACCCACAATATGATGTTCACATCCTTCGCCCAGACATGACGGAATGCGAAGATGGTGAAAAGGGCGAGATTTGCATCCGCATCGGCGATGACAAGCCTATCGGTCTCTTCAAATATTACTATCGCGATGAAAAGCAGACCAAATCGGTTTGGCACGATGGTTTCTATCATACAGGTGATATGGCTTGGCGTGATGAGGAAGGCTACTTCTGGTTTGAGGGAAGAATCGACGACGTGATCAAGAGTTCGGGTTACCGCATCGGTCCTTTCGAGGTAGAGAATGCCCTGATGACTCACCCTGCCGTAGTAGAGTGCGCCATCACCGGTGTGCCAGACCCAATCCGCGGTATGGTAGTCAAGGCTACCGTTGTACTGAAGGATGAATACAAGAGTATGGCGGGTCCAGATCTCGTCAAGAAGTTGCAGGATCATGTGAAGCATGAGACTGCTCCTTATAAATATCCTCGCATCATCGAATTCGTAGATGAACTGCCAAAGACCATCTCCGGCAAGATTCGAAGAGTAGAGATTCGGGAAAAAGACAATAAAAAGAAATAA
- a CDS encoding helix-turn-helix domain-containing protein, whose amino-acid sequence MDEAIKQIGERLKGLREVLNIPAEEIAELCEISLDHYLKIESGEADPSVYRLSKISKRYGIDLDVLLFGEEPRMKGYYVTRKGQGPEIDRNNQYKYQSLAVGFKDRKVNPFMVQVDPLPGDKKPNKNGHDGQEYDYVIEGQLEVTIEEKVMVLNPGDSIYFDSRKSHCFRSLNNEPAKFLCIII is encoded by the coding sequence ATGGACGAAGCAATCAAACAAATCGGTGAAAGGCTGAAAGGTCTCCGCGAGGTTCTCAATATTCCTGCCGAGGAAATTGCAGAACTGTGCGAAATCAGTCTTGATCATTACCTCAAGATAGAATCCGGTGAGGCGGATCCTTCTGTTTATCGCCTGTCAAAAATCTCTAAGCGATACGGCATCGACCTTGACGTATTGCTCTTCGGCGAGGAACCTCGCATGAAGGGATACTACGTTACCCGCAAGGGACAGGGACCGGAGATAGACCGCAACAACCAGTATAAATACCAGAGCCTTGCCGTAGGATTCAAGGATAGAAAGGTGAATCCGTTCATGGTACAGGTGGATCCGTTGCCAGGCGACAAGAAGCCAAACAAGAACGGACACGACGGACAGGAATATGATTATGTGATTGAGGGACAGCTCGAAGTAACCATCGAAGAAAAAGTGATGGTGCTGAACCCAGGCGACAGCATCTACTTCGACAGTAGAAAGTCGCATTGCTTCCGCTCACTCAACAATGAGCCAGCCAAGTTCCTTTGTATAATTATCTAG
- a CDS encoding pyrroline-5-carboxylate reductase family protein: MKITIIGAGAMGGAMAEGLLQSEKFTPSDITVSDHNQPVLDHFASEGASVTLDNQLACHGADIICVVVKPWCVEKTLKGIKDALNYKSQKLVVVAAGVPSANIKEWLDKDGITPTFFLVMPNIAIAYKQSMTFITPVDASATEIQQITEIFDELGESLIMEERLFPAATAMSCAIAYAMRYVRANVEGGVEMGFKAKDAQKIVLQTIKGAVELLQETGEHPEAAIDKVTTPGGCTIKGLNTMEQGGFTSAVINGLLAGKK; the protein is encoded by the coding sequence ATGAAAATAACAATTATCGGAGCAGGTGCTATGGGCGGTGCCATGGCAGAAGGACTCTTGCAGAGCGAGAAGTTCACTCCATCAGATATTACGGTATCTGACCATAACCAACCAGTATTGGATCACTTCGCAAGCGAAGGAGCCAGCGTAACTCTCGACAACCAGTTGGCTTGCCATGGCGCAGACATCATCTGCGTGGTAGTAAAGCCTTGGTGCGTGGAGAAGACATTGAAGGGAATCAAGGATGCACTCAACTACAAGAGTCAGAAACTCGTAGTGGTAGCAGCCGGTGTGCCATCAGCCAACATCAAGGAGTGGCTGGACAAGGATGGCATCACCCCAACCTTCTTCCTCGTGATGCCAAACATCGCCATTGCCTACAAGCAGTCGATGACCTTCATCACTCCTGTAGATGCATCTGCTACAGAAATCCAGCAGATTACAGAAATCTTCGATGAATTGGGCGAAAGCCTCATCATGGAAGAACGTCTCTTCCCAGCAGCTACCGCTATGTCGTGTGCCATCGCTTACGCCATGCGCTATGTAAGAGCCAATGTGGAAGGCGGCGTAGAGATGGGCTTCAAGGCTAAGGATGCCCAGAAGATTGTCTTGCAGACCATCAAGGGTGCCGTAGAGCTGCTTCAGGAAACTGGCGAACACCCAGAGGCTGCCATTGATAAAGTAACAACTCCTGGCGGCTGCACCATCAAGGGCCTCAACACCATGGAACAAGGCGGCTTTACCAGCGCAGTAATCAATGGTTTATTGGCAGGAAAAAAATAA